The Pseudomonadota bacterium genome contains the following window.
TCGGAGGCATTACCCCAAAACAAAATTTGGCCATGGTGGCCTGACTCTACTTGTGGGTGCCGCTAAAAATGGGGGGATTACCTTAGCGGGGGAGCTCACGAGATGAAAAAAGGTCTTCACAAGGGTAAAGATACGGTTTCGCGCGTTGGTCCGGGCCGCTTGCGAATAACCGAGGCGGACATCAAGCAGCGCTGGACGCAACGCTCGGAGATTCGCCGGATCCTGGCTGGCCCGATCGTGCCGGCGCGACAGCAGGTGGCTATGCACTCTGGCATGCGTGGCCCGAATCCCCCCTCGATAGGAGACCACGGGGAGGAACCCGCTCTTTCAGAACACATGCAACAGCTGTTTTCACTACGCGACTCGCTGAGGCAGCCGTCCGAAAGTGACACCACGCGGTCTGTTCACCAAACATACACCGACCGGGAGGGACCACCAATGGAAGGTGTCGGTGGAAAGCAAACGGGTGAATGCACAGATACGAGGGCCGATACGTCGCCGGGCCACCCGGACGTGGAGTGGGATATGAACGTGAACAAGTTTTCGTCGGGCGCTCTCTATGGCGGCGGATCCAGCACATATCATGGCGGAATCTCAGAGGGGATCATGAAGAAACCGCCATTGGTAACGGTTAAGTATGATGCAGAGCGAAAGACGTGGATTGTCGACTCGATTAAGGCATTTGCGCAGATCGACGTGGCTGAGCCGGTCGAGGAGGCCTATCCGAAATTCGCAGAGGCCGATGAACGGCGAAACAACGTCGTTGACAACCAAGCGCTGGGTGTCCGCAAGCCGCCGGACCCGAGCGGAAAGGGCCACTGGGAACACGTCGCCAAGCACCTGCTCAAGTACGGAAACACGAATCCACAGGACATGCTGTGGTGGGTGGAGGGGAGCACGTTCTATCATGAGTGCATGCATTATCAGTCGTACAAGACATGGTTCGAGCAACAGTGGCCGGTGTTCGAGGCAGAGCTAAACGCGCACCTACAGAGCCTGACCGAAGCGGGGCCGTTGGGTCCAGGCGACACGGAGAAGGCGAGAAGCTATGCGCAGTTCCTTTTGATCTTGATCATCAGGCGGGCGATGTCGCGAATGGCAGGCGGGGTGTCTTCCGAGGAAGAGGTCTATGCTGAAACCAAGGAAAAGTACTGGGAGAAGGCCTCCAAGCGAATCAAGGAACACTTTTCAGGAAAGAAAGGGGCAGGCACCAAGACACCATAATAGCGGACTGGGCTCATGATGATGATCGAATGGAGCGACCCCTGCCAAGACCCTTAAGATGCTCAAGTTCTTGGCCGAGCTGATTTGTGTGATGGATCCTGTTGTCATAATTGAGCCAAGTGGAGGCCCGGCCAGGATGCACCTCCTATCGTCTATATCGACAAAGACCTATTTTGGTGACAAATCCTGGAGAGAAACACCTATAAGGTGCTGCTCGGAAACCTCTGAAGAACTCGCTGAAGCAGCGTCTGCGGATAATAGGGGCAGGTTGGCAGAATGGTCAGTCAGCGCTTGTTATTGGTGCACAAGGCCAGCGCATTTGCGGCAATAAGGTGCATCACTAAGCAGGGGGCTGGCATGGCCGCTTGGCCATTTTGCGGAGATAAGGGTGCTGCCAAGGCCTGTTTCTTGGGGTGCTTCGGTTTTGAATGCCATGTGGCATGGCCCTTGCCTTCCTTGTGTTGCGGAGGAAGCCGGTGACGGAAACGTCGTCGCATACTCGACAATCGAAACAACAATAGTCAGCTAGGGTTCCGGCCGGAGCGATACCGGCGTCTGGTCCGAGAGCTGACGACCTTCTCCAGAAGGTTACACGGCGGGATAAAAGCCCGGGAGGTTTGTTCGGCGTTCAATGCGCCGGTCTCCTCCATGCACCCGTTAGCCATCGGAGAATCCTGTGAAACGCTTAAGCCTGTTATCTTTTTTCGCTGCCTTTCTGGCGCTTACGTTGTTTGCGGCGACGCCATCCTTTGCCGGGGAGAAAAATAAATTCAGCGTCTGCTGGTCAATTTATGTTGGCTGGATGCCTTGGGACTACGGCGCCCAGTCCGGCATCGTTAAAAAATGGGCCGACAAATACGGCATCGAAATCGAAGTGGTGCAGATTAACGACTACATCGAATCCATAAACCAGTATACGGCTGGCAAATACGATGGCTGCACCATGACCAACATGGATGCCCTGACCATTCCCGCAGCCGGCGGCGTGGATTCTACGGCGTTGATCGTCGGTGATTTTTCCAATGGTAATGACGGCCTGGTGCTCAAGGGTAAAACGGGGCTGGCTGATGTCAAAGGCCAAAACGTCAATCTCGTGGAGCTGTCAGTGTCCCATTACCTGCTGGCGCGGGGGCTGGAGTCGGTCGGTCTGTCCGAGAAGGATGTGACCGTGGTAAACACCTCGGATGCCGATATGGTGTCGGCCTATACCACCGATGACGTGACGGCGGTCGTAACCTGGAATCCCTTGCTTTCCGAGATCGTCGCCATGCCTTCGAGCCAAAAGGTGTTTGATTCCTCGAATATCCCCGGTGAAATTATTGACCTGATGGTGGTGAATACCGATACCCTCAAAGCCAATCCCAAATTCGGCAAGGCGCTGGTGGGCGCCTGGTACGAAATCATGGCGGTCATGAGTGCCGACACTGAGAAGGGCAAGGCGGCGCGCACAGCCATGGGTCAGGCTTCCGGCACTGATCTGGCGGGATACGACGCCCAACTCGCGTCCACCCGGATGTTCTATCAAGCCGCCCAGGCGGTGGATTTCGTTGCCAGTACCGATCTGAAAACGACCATGGGCTATGTCGCCGATTTCTCCTTTGATCATGGCCTGCTTGGCGAAGGGGCTGCCGATGCCGGGTTTGTGGGTATCGAGACGCCCGCGGGTATTCTGGGCGACAGCGGTAACGTTAAATTACGTTTCACGCCTGAATATATGTCCATGGCGGCGGAAGGTAAGCTTTAGCCGAGGGTGATTGATTCAGGATTGTGGAAGCCCTGATTAGTCAGCACTACCGTGGGTTTGCCTGGATCGCGCGAATATGACCAAGCTCATTAACCGTCACCCCGGCCGGATACTGCGCGTCTTATTGGGCGCGCTTCCTTTTGTACTGCTTATCGGTCTGTATATGTGGGGCTCGGAGCAGCGCTTGCAGGCCAACCCCAACGACAAGCTGCTGCCAGCGCCCGCAACCATTGTCAGCACCGTGGAGCGTCTGGCTTTCGAGCCGAGCAAACGCAGTGGCGATTACCTGCTGTGGGCCGATACCGCCGCCAGTTTGAAGCGTTTGGCCGTGGGGGTTGCGGTGGGCGCGCTGATTGGCTTGCTGTTTGGCGTCGTCAATGGCGCCCTGCCGCTGGCCCATGCCAATTTTTCGCCCATTGTCACGGCGGTTTCGTTGATTCCGCCGATGGCGATTTTGCCGGTGCTGTTTATTATTTTCGGTCTTGGTGAGCTGTCCAAAGTGGTGCTGATCGTGATCGGGATTACGCCGGTGCTGATTCGCGATCTGCAGCAACGGGTGTTGGAAATTCCTCGCGAACAATTAATAAAAGCGCAAACACTGGGCGCCAACAGCTGGCAGATCATCGTTCGCGTTGTCCTGCCGCAAACCATGCCGCGCCTGCTGGATAGTGTGCGTTTGGCGCTGGGGCCGGCCTGGTTGTTTCTCATTGCCGCCGAAGCCATTGCCGCCACCGAAGGTCTGGGCTATCGCATATTTCTGGTGCGGCGCTATCTGGCGATGGACACCATTTTGCCCTATGTGGTGTGGATTGCCCTGTTGGCGTTTGTGCTGGACTGGCTGCTGCGCCGGGTCAGTCGGCGTTTGTGGCCCTGGTACCACAGCCAGACCGGGCAACGGGCGGCGGCTGCGACATGAGTCTGATCGAACTGCGTCAGGTGTGGAAGCGCTATGGCGATCAAGTGGTGTTGGAAAGGCTGAATGCCCGGGTGGAAGCGGGGGAGTTCATTACCCTCGTGGGGGCTTCCGGCTGCGGCAAAACCACCTTTCTTAACATGTTGCTGGGAACCGAAGCGCCATCGCGTGGCGAGCTGTTGCTCGATGGCCAGCCCCTGCCGGCGGAACCGGACAGTCAGCGGGGCATTGTCTTTCAGCGTTATTCGGTGTTTCCCCACCTGACCGCCCTGCAAAACGTAGTGGTGGCCCGCGAGTTTCAGTTAAGCCCTTTTCTGGCACGCCTGTGGGGTCGGCGGCGCCAGCAACTCGAAGGGGAAGCCCGCGAGCTACTGGACGCGGTGGGCCTGGCGCCGGCGGCGGAAAAATATCCCCACGAGCTGTCCGGCGGTATGCAGCAACGCCTGGCCCTGGCTCA
Protein-coding sequences here:
- a CDS encoding putative urea ABC transporter substrate-binding protein, with amino-acid sequence MFAATPSFAGEKNKFSVCWSIYVGWMPWDYGAQSGIVKKWADKYGIEIEVVQINDYIESINQYTAGKYDGCTMTNMDALTIPAAGGVDSTALIVGDFSNGNDGLVLKGKTGLADVKGQNVNLVELSVSHYLLARGLESVGLSEKDVTVVNTSDADMVSAYTTDDVTAVVTWNPLLSEIVAMPSSQKVFDSSNIPGEIIDLMVVNTDTLKANPKFGKALVGAWYEIMAVMSADTEKGKAARTAMGQASGTDLAGYDAQLASTRMFYQAAQAVDFVASTDLKTTMGYVADFSFDHGLLGEGAADAGFVGIETPAGILGDSGNVKLRFTPEYMSMAAEGKL
- a CDS encoding ABC transporter permease; its protein translation is MTKLINRHPGRILRVLLGALPFVLLIGLYMWGSEQRLQANPNDKLLPAPATIVSTVERLAFEPSKRSGDYLLWADTAASLKRLAVGVAVGALIGLLFGVVNGALPLAHANFSPIVTAVSLIPPMAILPVLFIIFGLGELSKVVLIVIGITPVLIRDLQQRVLEIPREQLIKAQTLGANSWQIIVRVVLPQTMPRLLDSVRLALGPAWLFLIAAEAIAATEGLGYRIFLVRRYLAMDTILPYVVWIALLAFVLDWLLRRVSRRLWPWYHSQTGQRAAAAT
- a CDS encoding ABC transporter ATP-binding protein, whose translation is MSLIELRQVWKRYGDQVVLERLNARVEAGEFITLVGASGCGKTTFLNMLLGTEAPSRGELLLDGQPLPAEPDSQRGIVFQRYSVFPHLTALQNVVVAREFQLSPFLARLWGRRRQQLEGEARELLDAVGLAPAAEKYPHELSGGMQQRLALAQSLINKPRILLLDEPFGALDPGIRADMHQLVLSLWRQHQLTIFMVTHDLKEGFYLGTRLWVFDKVRQDPHAPQAYGARITYDLPAGRKPDALPPVDVAGEDKPDGGAAMDQQIGR